The following proteins are encoded in a genomic region of Pyramidobacter porci:
- the rlmN gene encoding 23S rRNA (adenine(2503)-C(2))-methyltransferase RlmN translates to MENNELNVTNAPEAAAKRNAFEMTLADWERFAQEELNMPRYTADQLCQWIYKKKVFSFGAMTNLSKALRERLPELLEIRLPKLAKRQVAADGTRKYLWRLDDGEYVESVLMDHGNHYTACLSSQVGCPLRCEFCATGQQGFKRNLSAGEIVSHFAAMESDVGHDINNVVFMGMGEPLLNYENVVKAVRIFLEPKMRGLSVRHVTISTSGIPEGIRRLADEGLDIYLCLSLHAPNNELRSRIMPVNERFPLGAVFSALEYWQKKTDVRLTIEYVMLKNVNDTPDCAYELATLFSNLQVYVNLIPYNPVAGTQFARPSASRIAPFMKILRELNVECEVRKEHGADIDAACGQLRGKTVS, encoded by the coding sequence ATGGAAAACAACGAACTGAACGTGACGAACGCGCCCGAAGCTGCGGCGAAACGGAACGCCTTCGAGATGACGCTGGCCGACTGGGAGCGTTTCGCGCAGGAAGAGCTGAACATGCCGCGCTACACGGCCGATCAGCTGTGTCAGTGGATCTACAAGAAAAAAGTCTTCAGCTTCGGCGCCATGACCAACCTGTCCAAAGCGCTGCGCGAGCGTCTGCCCGAGCTGCTGGAGATCCGGCTGCCGAAACTGGCCAAGCGACAGGTGGCCGCCGACGGCACGCGCAAGTATCTGTGGCGGCTCGACGACGGCGAGTACGTCGAGTCGGTGCTGATGGACCACGGCAACCATTACACGGCCTGCCTCTCCTCGCAGGTCGGCTGTCCGCTGCGCTGCGAGTTCTGCGCCACGGGGCAGCAGGGATTCAAGCGCAACCTCAGCGCCGGCGAGATCGTCTCGCATTTCGCGGCCATGGAATCCGACGTCGGGCACGACATCAACAACGTCGTCTTCATGGGCATGGGCGAGCCGCTGCTCAATTACGAGAACGTCGTCAAAGCCGTGCGCATCTTCCTCGAGCCGAAGATGCGGGGCTTGAGCGTGCGGCACGTCACCATCTCCACGTCGGGCATCCCCGAGGGCATCCGCCGCCTCGCCGACGAAGGGCTGGACATCTACCTGTGCCTGTCGCTGCACGCGCCCAACAACGAACTGAGGTCGCGCATCATGCCCGTGAACGAGCGCTTCCCGCTCGGCGCCGTGTTCAGCGCGCTCGAATACTGGCAGAAGAAGACCGACGTGCGCCTCACCATCGAGTACGTCATGCTCAAGAACGTCAACGACACGCCGGACTGCGCCTACGAGCTGGCGACGCTGTTCTCGAACCTGCAAGTCTACGTGAACCTGATCCCCTACAATCCCGTGGCCGGCACGCAATTCGCCCGCCCTTCGGCCAGCCGCATCGCGCCGTTCATGAAGATCCTCAGGGAGCTGAACGTGGAGTGCGAGGTGCGCAAGGAACACGGGGCCGACATCGACGCCGCCTGCGGACAGCTGCGCGGCAAGACGGTCAGTTAA
- a CDS encoding GntR family transcriptional regulator, whose protein sequence is MTIPLYYQIYRDLQYKICEGLYKPGAMLPTEADLEKIYGTSRAPVRQALGALENEGLVLRLQGKGTFVTKQVRTRPWFTATGFVNVYEQHWDRLSTQTLEISLKIPHDQDIQTFLNLGKKEQTTYLVRSQCIEETPVFVFEHYLPRRFDLSIFKAAGDFISMKEMLTSKFNIVICRVHEKLAVRIPPKKITDYLQVAEHTPVLRVRRFFSDNQGKAVWVSNQYVFTEKWEYEMDSTLNY, encoded by the coding sequence ATGACTATACCCCTTTATTATCAAATTTATCGCGATTTACAGTACAAAATCTGCGAAGGGCTCTATAAGCCGGGGGCAATGCTGCCGACGGAGGCCGATCTCGAGAAAATTTACGGTACCAGCCGCGCCCCGGTACGACAGGCGCTGGGAGCGCTTGAAAATGAAGGGCTCGTTCTCCGCCTCCAAGGGAAGGGAACGTTTGTCACCAAACAGGTGCGCACGCGCCCTTGGTTTACCGCCACAGGCTTCGTGAACGTGTATGAGCAACATTGGGACCGGCTTTCAACCCAAACGCTGGAGATTTCCCTGAAGATCCCGCACGATCAGGACATTCAGACCTTCCTGAATTTGGGCAAAAAGGAACAAACGACCTATTTGGTCCGCAGCCAATGTATCGAAGAAACCCCCGTCTTCGTCTTTGAACATTATCTTCCGCGACGTTTTGACCTCTCCATTTTCAAAGCGGCGGGAGACTTTATCTCCATGAAGGAGATGCTGACCTCTAAATTCAACATCGTGATCTGCCGCGTTCACGAGAAACTTGCCGTTCGTATCCCGCCTAAAAAGATCACGGATTATTTGCAGGTCGCTGAACACACCCCGGTTCTCAGAGTTCGTCGTTTTTTCTCCGACAATCAGGGAAAAGCCGTGTGGGTAAGCAATCAATATGTTTTTACTGAAAAATGGGAATACGAGATGGATTCCACGCTTAACTATTGA
- a CDS encoding ABC transporter ATP-binding protein, with the protein MSAILEVVNLRKYFETPRGLLHAVDDVSFAIERGKTLGVVGESGCGKSTLGRTVIHLQEPTSGTIVFEGRDISRVDEHQLKDLREDMQMIFQDPFSSLNPRMSVGQLIAEPLLIYRKHRTERELARHVAQLMDTVGLARRLANSYPHELDGGRRQRIGVARALALEPKFIVCDEPVSALDVSIQAQIINLMQDLQEAMNLTYMFITHDMSVVRHVSDDIMVMYLGSMVEFADSEEMFNIRLHPYTQALLAAVPIPVIGAKKERSLLKGEITSPVGLGDGCRFAKRCPYAGDQCFRETPRLDELRPHHFVACHRAREINRLSLDKRLELRLERLNFS; encoded by the coding sequence ATGTCTGCGATTCTTGAAGTCGTCAATCTGAGAAAGTATTTCGAGACGCCTCGCGGCTTGCTGCACGCCGTGGACGACGTGTCCTTTGCCATCGAACGGGGCAAGACTCTCGGCGTCGTGGGCGAGTCGGGCTGCGGCAAATCCACGCTGGGGCGTACCGTGATCCACTTGCAGGAACCGACGTCCGGCACGATCGTCTTTGAAGGACGGGATATCAGCCGCGTTGACGAACATCAGCTCAAAGACCTGCGCGAAGACATGCAGATGATTTTTCAGGATCCCTTTTCGTCGTTGAATCCGCGCATGTCCGTCGGTCAGTTGATCGCCGAGCCTCTGTTGATCTATAGGAAGCACAGAACTGAGCGCGAGCTGGCTCGTCACGTCGCTCAACTGATGGATACCGTCGGCCTGGCGCGCCGTCTGGCAAACTCGTATCCTCACGAGCTCGACGGCGGCCGCCGGCAGCGCATCGGAGTGGCCCGCGCCCTGGCGCTGGAGCCGAAGTTCATCGTCTGCGACGAACCCGTGTCGGCGCTGGACGTGTCCATTCAGGCGCAGATCATCAATCTGATGCAGGATCTTCAGGAAGCCATGAACCTCACCTATATGTTTATCACCCACGACATGTCGGTTGTCCGCCATGTTTCTGACGACATCATGGTCATGTATCTGGGCAGCATGGTGGAGTTTGCCGATTCGGAAGAAATGTTCAACATTCGTTTGCATCCTTACACGCAGGCCTTGTTGGCCGCCGTCCCCATACCGGTGATCGGAGCGAAGAAGGAGCGTTCGCTGCTGAAAGGTGAGATCACCTCGCCTGTCGGACTCGGCGACGGATGTCGTTTCGCGAAACGCTGTCCTTATGCCGGGGATCAGTGCTTTCGGGAAACGCCCAGGCTCGACGAGCTCCGCCCCCATCACTTTGTCGCCTGCCACCGGGCGCGGGAAATCAATCGGTTGAGTTTGGACAAGCGTTTGGAGCTTAGATTGGAAAGGCTGAACTTTTCGTAA
- a CDS encoding ABC transporter ATP-binding protein, with amino-acid sequence MSGNDKNILEVRDLTIHYFVDKTVVKAVNGISFALAQGESLGLVGETGAGKTTTALGIMRLVPNPPGRIVGGSLLYKGEDLCKKSEEEMRKIRGHEISMIFQDPMTALNPVLTVGDQIAEVIGLHRKITRKEALRKAMEMMEMVGIEGERCHEYPHQFSGGMQQRIVIAIALACNPSLLLADEPTTALDVTIQEQVLHLIETLKKRFGTSLLLITHDLGVVAEVCDRVGIVYAGNIVEYGTLEHIYNHTSHPYTQGLFGSIPNFDKKVHRLKPIAGLMPDPANLPDGCVFAARCPEAKEACRRGAIPNVEIAPGHFVRCLNFACRGE; translated from the coding sequence ATGAGTGGAAACGACAAGAACATCCTCGAAGTCAGAGATCTGACGATTCATTATTTTGTTGATAAGACGGTGGTCAAAGCGGTCAACGGCATCAGTTTCGCCCTGGCGCAGGGAGAATCTCTCGGCCTGGTCGGCGAAACCGGCGCCGGAAAAACCACGACGGCTCTTGGCATTATGCGTTTGGTCCCCAATCCTCCCGGGCGTATCGTCGGCGGCTCTCTCCTCTACAAAGGAGAGGATCTCTGCAAAAAGTCCGAAGAAGAGATGCGCAAAATCCGCGGTCACGAGATCTCCATGATCTTTCAGGATCCGATGACGGCGCTGAACCCCGTACTGACCGTCGGCGACCAGATCGCCGAGGTCATCGGCCTGCACCGGAAGATCACCAGGAAGGAAGCGCTGCGCAAAGCCATGGAAATGATGGAAATGGTCGGCATTGAGGGCGAACGCTGCCACGAATACCCGCACCAGTTTTCCGGCGGCATGCAGCAGCGCATTGTCATCGCCATTGCGCTGGCCTGCAATCCTTCGCTGCTGCTGGCCGACGAGCCGACGACGGCGCTGGATGTGACCATTCAGGAACAGGTGCTGCACCTCATCGAAACGCTCAAGAAGCGTTTCGGCACGTCGTTGCTGCTGATCACCCATGATCTCGGCGTTGTGGCCGAAGTCTGCGATCGCGTGGGCATCGTCTACGCCGGAAACATCGTGGAGTACGGCACGCTGGAGCACATTTACAACCACACATCCCATCCCTATACGCAGGGACTGTTCGGCTCGATTCCCAACTTCGACAAAAAAGTTCACCGCCTCAAACCGATCGCCGGTCTGATGCCCGATCCGGCCAACTTGCCCGACGGATGCGTATTCGCCGCCCGTTGTCCGGAGGCGAAGGAAGCTTGCCGTCGCGGTGCTATTCCCAACGTGGAGATTGCGCCCGGTCATTTTGTGCGCTGCCTGAACTTTGCGTGCAGAGGGGAGTAG
- a CDS encoding ABC transporter permease: MSDFENKTAASENAAECEEISISSRGQLKDVCKRFLKNRAAVLGLAIIVVLVVCALFPGQISGFDYARPNLRMRYLPLSAEHWMGTDELGRDIFTRVIWGCRTSLTIGLSSVVIACVIGTAVGCVAGFYGGWLDNVLMRCIDVLLAVPNLLLGISIVAALGNSIPNLILAIGLGLMSSFARVTRSAVITVRGEQYIEAARSTGASNLRIIWKYVLPNAMAPIIVQVSMGIATAILTISGLSFIGLGVPAPTPEWGGMLSSGRQFIRDHWNLITFPGVAIMITVFAFNLFGDGLRDALDPRLKS; this comes from the coding sequence GTGTCTGATTTCGAGAACAAAACAGCGGCGTCTGAAAACGCAGCTGAATGCGAAGAAATTTCCATCAGCAGCCGCGGACAGCTGAAAGACGTTTGCAAACGCTTCCTGAAGAATCGAGCCGCTGTGCTCGGACTGGCGATCATCGTCGTCCTCGTCGTCTGTGCGCTGTTTCCCGGCCAGATCAGCGGATTCGATTATGCCCGCCCCAACCTTCGCATGCGTTATCTGCCGCTGTCGGCGGAGCACTGGATGGGGACCGACGAGCTGGGGCGCGATATCTTTACCCGCGTGATCTGGGGCTGCCGCACGTCTCTGACGATCGGACTGAGCTCGGTCGTGATCGCCTGCGTCATTGGCACGGCAGTGGGCTGCGTGGCCGGATTTTACGGCGGTTGGCTTGACAACGTGCTGATGCGCTGCATCGACGTGCTGCTGGCGGTTCCCAACTTGCTGCTGGGCATCTCCATCGTGGCCGCGTTGGGGAACAGCATTCCCAACCTGATCTTGGCGATCGGCCTGGGGCTGATGTCGAGTTTTGCGCGCGTCACCCGCTCGGCCGTGATCACGGTGCGCGGCGAGCAGTATATCGAAGCGGCCCGTTCCACGGGGGCCTCAAATCTGCGCATCATCTGGAAATATGTGCTGCCGAACGCCATGGCGCCGATCATCGTCCAGGTGTCCATGGGCATCGCGACGGCGATTCTGACCATTTCCGGTCTGAGCTTCATCGGTTTGGGAGTGCCGGCGCCGACACCCGAGTGGGGCGGCATGCTTTCCAGCGGCCGTCAGTTCATCCGTGACCACTGGAACCTGATCACGTTTCCCGGAGTGGCCATCATGATCACGGTGTTCGCATTCAACCTGTTCGGCGACGGTCTGCGCGACGCGCTGGATCCCCGTTTGAAATCCTGA
- a CDS encoding ABC transporter permease yields MLKFIGKRILMMVPVMLGVVLLVFSMMYFSPGKPEDYILGDMATAEDKAKFRAENGLNDPFIIQYFNYIRKALTGDLGISYTTKQPVVTEIMSRFPTTFQLAFFSTLIAVALGIVTGIVSAVKQYTVWDNICRVLAMIGVSMPNFWQGLLLIILFSVVLKWFPSSGFSSWKHVVLPALTIGTSSAAAVMRMTRSSMLEAIRQDYVRTARSKGQSEIKVVWHHAFRNAIIPVMTVVGVNFGKMLGGAAISEVVFAIPGLGNLIIGAIKVKNAPLVQGGIMFIALAMSIVNLIVDVLYAYVDPRIRSQYLKPRRSRPEKKTAKEAA; encoded by the coding sequence ATGCTTAAATTCATCGGCAAACGCATCCTGATGATGGTTCCGGTCATGCTGGGCGTTGTGCTGCTGGTTTTCAGCATGATGTACTTTTCTCCCGGAAAGCCCGAGGATTACATCCTCGGCGACATGGCAACCGCAGAGGACAAGGCAAAATTCCGGGCTGAAAACGGCTTGAACGATCCATTCATCATCCAGTATTTCAACTACATCAGGAAAGCCCTGACGGGGGATCTGGGCATTTCCTACACGACGAAGCAGCCTGTGGTCACCGAGATCATGAGCCGCTTCCCGACCACGTTTCAGCTGGCTTTTTTCAGCACGTTGATCGCGGTGGCTCTGGGAATCGTCACCGGCATCGTTTCGGCGGTCAAACAGTATACTGTGTGGGACAATATCTGCCGCGTGCTGGCCATGATCGGCGTGTCCATGCCGAATTTCTGGCAGGGACTGCTGCTGATCATTCTCTTTTCGGTTGTTCTGAAGTGGTTTCCGTCGTCGGGATTCAGCAGCTGGAAACATGTGGTGCTCCCGGCGCTGACTATCGGCACTTCTTCGGCGGCTGCCGTGATGCGCATGACCCGTTCCAGCATGCTGGAGGCCATCCGTCAGGATTATGTGCGCACGGCTCGTTCCAAGGGACAGTCTGAAATAAAAGTCGTCTGGCATCACGCCTTCCGCAACGCGATCATTCCCGTCATGACGGTGGTGGGGGTCAACTTCGGCAAGATGTTGGGCGGCGCGGCGATCAGCGAGGTCGTTTTCGCCATTCCCGGCCTGGGGAACCTGATCATCGGCGCCATTAAGGTGAAGAACGCGCCGCTGGTCCAGGGAGGCATCATGTTCATCGCTCTGGCCATGTCGATCGTCAATCTGATCGTCGACGTGCTTTACGCTTACGTGGATCCGCGCATCCGTTCGCAGTATCTGAAGCCGCGGCGGTCGCGGCCCGAAAAGAAAACGGCGAAGGAGGCGGCGTAG
- a CDS encoding ABC transporter substrate-binding protein codes for MKKFFAMVLCVVSLMGLCAASAPAAFKDTITMVNELEPDTLDPRRGNGISNNIVMTLIYDSLVDLDREGKEIPRLATSWEFIDSTHLRMHLRRDVVFSNGYPLTAEDVLFSLGRTKDDSTSYSTMIWYDEKNSKAEDPYTVVLAMHQPYAPVFNVLASGRCWIGCKKAVEEMGEKDYARAPVGSGAYKLVKWTNGASMLFERNEKYWGTPAKTKNVLLKFVPEPASRVIELETGAADFAFYINGSDIDRVNAIDGCHVESGRSEKYYLITMAMNHPILSNQKVRHALSYAVDIPALADAAFDGHAHAMTGVYPSIVEGWKDMGGWEYNPEKAKQLLVEAGYPNGFDIELHLLPEALYQQMGEIVQAYWAAVGVNARIEQSALATREAQGPWEASIRTATANEISNILIIYEKEFGSRLAPNDVKLDGMLKKLKTLYDREERKVLLDEIQDYLYEKRYSIPFAEADTIFGVSDKIKNFVMPTTIFRVNVKDWEVEE; via the coding sequence ATGAAGAAATTTTTTGCAATGGTCCTGTGCGTCGTGTCCCTGATGGGACTGTGCGCTGCGTCTGCCCCGGCGGCTTTCAAGGACACGATCACGATGGTGAACGAGCTGGAGCCGGACACGTTGGACCCGCGGCGCGGCAACGGCATTTCCAACAACATCGTCATGACGCTGATCTACGACTCGCTGGTGGATCTTGACCGCGAGGGCAAAGAGATTCCCCGTCTGGCGACGAGCTGGGAGTTCATCGACAGCACGCACCTGAGAATGCATCTGCGCCGCGACGTGGTGTTTTCCAACGGTTATCCTCTGACTGCCGAGGATGTCCTCTTCAGCCTGGGGCGCACCAAGGACGATTCCACCTCCTATTCGACGATGATCTGGTACGACGAGAAAAACTCCAAAGCCGAAGATCCCTACACGGTGGTCCTGGCCATGCATCAGCCTTACGCTCCCGTGTTCAACGTGCTGGCCAGCGGACGCTGCTGGATCGGCTGCAAGAAAGCCGTGGAGGAGATGGGCGAAAAGGATTATGCCCGAGCGCCCGTCGGTTCCGGCGCTTACAAGCTGGTCAAGTGGACCAACGGCGCCAGCATGCTGTTTGAGCGCAACGAAAAATATTGGGGAACGCCTGCCAAGACGAAAAACGTCCTGCTCAAGTTCGTTCCCGAACCGGCTTCCCGCGTCATCGAACTTGAAACCGGCGCCGCCGACTTCGCGTTCTACATCAACGGATCCGACATCGACCGCGTCAACGCGATTGACGGCTGTCACGTCGAATCGGGGCGTTCTGAAAAGTATTATCTGATCACGATGGCCATGAACCACCCGATTCTGTCGAATCAGAAAGTCCGTCACGCCCTGTCCTACGCCGTTGACATTCCCGCTTTGGCCGACGCGGCCTTCGACGGTCACGCTCACGCCATGACGGGCGTATATCCCTCCATCGTCGAGGGCTGGAAGGATATGGGCGGCTGGGAATACAACCCGGAGAAAGCTAAGCAGCTTCTGGTCGAGGCCGGCTATCCCAACGGCTTCGACATCGAGCTGCACCTTCTGCCCGAGGCGCTTTACCAGCAGATGGGCGAGATCGTTCAGGCGTACTGGGCAGCCGTGGGCGTGAACGCTCGCATCGAACAGAGCGCCCTGGCGACCCGCGAGGCGCAGGGGCCCTGGGAGGCCTCGATCCGCACGGCGACGGCCAACGAGATCTCCAATATTCTCATCATTTACGAGAAAGAATTCGGTTCACGCTTGGCTCCCAACGACGTGAAACTCGACGGCATGCTTAAGAAGTTGAAGACGTTGTACGATCGGGAGGAACGGAAGGTCCTGCTCGACGAGATTCAGGATTATCTCTATGAGAAGCGCTATTCCATTCCCTTTGCCGAAGCCGACACGATCTTTGGCGTCAGCGACAAGATCAAAAATTTCGTCATGCCTACGACGATTTTCCGCGTCAACGTCAAGGACTGGGAAGTCGAAGAGTAG
- a CDS encoding RraA family protein: MEWTPELTKRFMSTDPATYGHFPGVSFMMPRIKPISRSMKMVGPAYTARILGKDSCAMYKAIQEAPGGSVLVVDRAGDEVFACVGEMVARNAQALGLAGIVIDGPATDSVWLDRMGFPVFCAGISAATTNVWGLSGQYDIPVNCGGAVVHPGDIVFGDADGVIVMPPDNCEAYLAKAEAAAIREAKMREDFAEGKFSLRSVDPLIEANMEQVVADIRSGAKKL, translated from the coding sequence ATGGAATGGACGCCTGAACTGACAAAGCGGTTTATGAGCACCGATCCGGCGACTTATGGACATTTTCCCGGCGTCAGCTTCATGATGCCGCGCATCAAACCGATCAGCCGTTCGATGAAAATGGTCGGCCCCGCTTACACGGCGCGCATCCTCGGTAAGGATTCCTGCGCCATGTATAAGGCTATTCAGGAAGCTCCCGGAGGTTCTGTGCTGGTGGTCGATCGCGCTGGCGACGAGGTCTTTGCCTGTGTCGGGGAAATGGTGGCGCGCAACGCCCAGGCTCTCGGTCTGGCAGGGATCGTCATCGACGGTCCGGCGACCGATTCGGTCTGGCTCGACCGTATGGGGTTCCCCGTGTTCTGCGCCGGCATCTCGGCAGCGACGACCAACGTCTGGGGGCTCTCGGGGCAGTACGACATTCCCGTCAACTGCGGCGGCGCCGTCGTGCATCCCGGCGATATCGTTTTTGGCGACGCCGACGGCGTGATCGTGATGCCGCCCGATAACTGCGAAGCGTACTTGGCCAAAGCCGAAGCGGCGGCGATACGAGAAGCGAAGATGCGCGAGGACTTTGCCGAGGGAAAATTTTCGCTGCGCAGCGTCGATCCTCTTATCGAGGCGAACATGGAACAAGTTGTCGCCGATATTCGTTCCGGCGCGAAGAAACTGTAA